The proteins below come from a single Zhouia spongiae genomic window:
- a CDS encoding DUF423 domain-containing protein yields the protein MNKTILSVAAILGMLAVILGAFGAHGLKKLVDADAINTFETGVRYQMYHALLLLFVGGTGYLNNGAKMTIFYLVVGGIILFSGSIYGLATNDLSSFDFKKIGFVTPIGGLLLIIAWGMLIFNVLSIKTK from the coding sequence TTAGGTATGCTGGCGGTAATTTTAGGAGCTTTTGGTGCTCATGGTCTGAAAAAATTAGTAGATGCTGATGCAATTAACACTTTCGAGACCGGTGTTCGCTATCAGATGTACCATGCGTTACTTTTATTATTCGTCGGAGGTACTGGGTATCTGAACAATGGAGCTAAAATGACTATTTTTTATCTCGTCGTGGGAGGAATTATACTGTTTTCCGGCTCGATCTACGGATTGGCGACTAACGATTTATCATCATTTGATTTTAAAAAGATAGGATTTGTTACTCCGATAGGCGGATTGCTTCTGATTATTGCATGGGGAATGTTAATATTTAACGTTTTATCTATAAAAACTAAATAA
- the pckA gene encoding phosphoenolpyruvate carboxykinase (ATP): protein MATNSLVTNHISLKKYGINNANVYYQLSPEELHSITIEKDMGKEASSGALAINTGEFTGRSPKDRFIVKDEITNDKVWWGDINIPFAPEKFDKLYDKVVAYLSEKDVYVRDSYVCADQKYRQNIRVINEYPWSNLFAYNMFLRPEEAELDNFKEDWLVVNAPGFMAEPEADGTRQHNFAILNFTKKIALIGGTGYTGEIKKGIFSALNFLLPVYHNTLPMHCSANVGVKGDTSIFFGLSGTGKTTLSADPNRKLIGDDEHGWTPEDTIFNFEGGCYAKAINLSAESEPEIYGAIKNGAILENVIMDENGVVDFADVSITQNTRVSYPIYHIENIQQPSIGKNPKNIFFLTADAFGVLPPISKLTPGQAAYHFISGYTAKVAGTEAGITEPVPSFSACFGAPFMPLHPTVYAEMLSKKMKEAGVNVWLINTGWTGGPYGVGKRMALKYTRAMITAAMNGVLPDEINYENYHIHSVFGLAQPRSCPNVPTEVLSSRRTWGNDQGYYEKAHQLANAFKENFKKFESFANDEIKAGGPLV from the coding sequence ATGGCTACAAATTCCCTGGTAACGAATCACATTTCGTTAAAGAAGTATGGAATAAATAATGCCAATGTGTATTATCAGCTTTCACCAGAAGAGCTACACAGCATTACGATCGAAAAAGATATGGGTAAGGAAGCTTCCTCGGGAGCATTAGCCATCAATACTGGAGAGTTTACGGGTCGTTCGCCTAAAGATCGTTTTATTGTCAAAGACGAAATAACCAACGATAAGGTCTGGTGGGGAGATATTAATATTCCTTTTGCTCCTGAAAAGTTTGATAAGCTATACGATAAGGTTGTGGCTTATCTTTCGGAAAAAGATGTTTATGTAAGAGACAGTTATGTTTGTGCTGATCAGAAGTACAGGCAGAACATCAGGGTAATTAATGAATATCCCTGGAGTAATTTGTTTGCTTATAATATGTTCTTGCGTCCTGAAGAGGCCGAACTGGATAATTTCAAGGAAGACTGGTTGGTAGTAAATGCACCCGGTTTTATGGCAGAACCTGAAGCAGACGGAACACGCCAGCATAACTTCGCTATTTTAAATTTTACGAAGAAGATTGCCTTAATCGGAGGTACCGGCTATACGGGTGAAATTAAAAAAGGTATTTTTTCTGCCTTGAATTTCTTATTGCCTGTATATCATAATACACTTCCTATGCATTGTAGTGCCAATGTGGGGGTAAAAGGAGATACTTCTATCTTCTTTGGCCTTTCCGGAACCGGTAAGACAACCTTGTCAGCCGACCCGAATCGAAAACTGATAGGGGATGATGAGCACGGGTGGACTCCTGAGGATACCATTTTTAATTTTGAAGGAGGGTGCTATGCCAAAGCGATTAACCTTTCTGCCGAAAGCGAACCGGAGATTTATGGTGCAATAAAAAATGGCGCTATCCTGGAAAATGTAATCATGGATGAGAATGGAGTGGTTGACTTTGCCGATGTTTCGATTACTCAAAATACCAGGGTCAGTTACCCGATTTATCATATTGAAAATATTCAACAGCCATCGATAGGGAAGAATCCAAAGAATATATTCTTCTTAACGGCTGATGCTTTCGGAGTACTACCTCCTATTTCTAAGTTAACTCCCGGTCAGGCAGCATATCATTTTATTTCAGGATATACGGCCAAAGTAGCGGGAACAGAAGCCGGAATTACCGAACCTGTACCAAGTTTTTCAGCTTGTTTTGGAGCGCCTTTTATGCCTTTGCACCCAACTGTGTATGCCGAAATGCTGAGTAAGAAAATGAAGGAGGCCGGAGTGAATGTATGGCTTATAAATACCGGATGGACCGGTGGACCCTACGGAGTCGGCAAGCGGATGGCGCTTAAATACACAAGGGCCATGATTACAGCTGCAATGAACGGTGTATTGCCAGATGAGATAAATTACGAAAATTATCATATTCATTCCGTTTTCGGATTGGCTCAGCCAAGATCGTGTCCTAATGTGCCTACGGAAGTTTTAAGTTCAAGGAGAACGTGGGGCAATGATCAAGGGTACTATGAAAAAGCCCATCAGTTGGCAAATGCTTTCAAGGAGAATTTCAAAAAGTTTGAATCTTTTGCCAATGATGAGATAAAAGCCGGAGGACCTCTGGTTTAA